A genomic window from Flavobacterium hankyongi includes:
- the mutL gene encoding DNA mismatch repair endonuclease MutL, with amino-acid sequence MSSIIQLLPDHVANQIAAGEVVQRPASVVKELLENAIDAGATDVKLICKDAGKTLIQVIDNGKGMSVTDARLCFERHATSKIRKAEDLFDLHTKGFRGEALASIAAIAHVELKTKQDQDELGTHLVIEGSKFTSQEPSVLPKGTSFSVKNLFFNIPARRNFLKSDVVELRHIIDEFQRVTLAHSNIHFTLYHNGSELFNLPQSNLRQRIVNIFSGKTNEKLVPVHEKTEIVSIDGFIGKPEFAKKNKGEQFFFVNDRFIKSGYLHHAIMAAYEGLLKDGAQPSYFLYLNVPPHTIDINIHPTKTEIKFDDEHALYAILRSAVKHSLGQFNVAPVLDFERDATLDTPYSYQNKEADFPTIQVDSTFNPFADEKKTASVNSGNYKPKREVQSSSWESLYVGLKDTFEPQEMHFESEATINSLFSEAEIEKPKTVTYQIHKKYIVSPIKSGMLIIDQQRAHQRVLYEQFLTNITVHQANSQQLLFPITLYFSGNEMSLINELKSSLENTGFIFDGISQDSVVISGLPVTVSESEASIVLEQLVADLQDEIPDSSFSQIDSMAKSMAKSLAVKTGTLLTEVAQENLVNNLFGCKETSISPFNKPTFITLSVEDLDKKFSV; translated from the coding sequence ATGTCAAGTATAATCCAATTACTTCCTGATCATGTTGCTAATCAAATTGCCGCTGGCGAAGTGGTTCAGCGTCCCGCATCTGTAGTTAAAGAGTTGTTGGAAAATGCTATCGATGCAGGTGCTACAGATGTTAAACTTATTTGTAAAGATGCTGGTAAAACACTTATTCAGGTAATCGATAATGGAAAAGGAATGAGTGTTACTGACGCTCGCTTGTGTTTTGAGCGCCATGCAACTTCAAAAATTAGAAAAGCTGAAGATTTATTTGATTTGCATACCAAAGGATTTCGTGGTGAAGCCTTGGCCTCAATTGCTGCGATTGCACATGTTGAGTTAAAGACCAAACAAGATCAGGACGAATTAGGAACACATCTTGTTATTGAAGGAAGTAAATTCACTTCGCAAGAACCTTCTGTTTTACCTAAAGGGACGTCGTTTTCTGTAAAAAATCTATTTTTTAATATACCGGCTCGTAGAAACTTTTTAAAGTCAGACGTAGTTGAACTTCGTCATATTATAGATGAATTTCAAAGGGTAACTTTGGCACATTCTAATATTCATTTTACACTCTATCATAACGGTAGTGAATTGTTTAACTTACCACAATCCAATTTGCGCCAGCGAATTGTAAATATTTTTTCAGGTAAGACCAATGAAAAATTAGTACCTGTTCATGAAAAAACTGAAATTGTTAGCATTGATGGATTTATTGGGAAACCTGAATTTGCTAAAAAGAATAAAGGGGAACAGTTTTTCTTTGTTAATGATAGATTTATTAAAAGTGGCTACTTACACCATGCCATAATGGCTGCTTATGAAGGATTGTTGAAAGATGGAGCACAGCCAAGTTATTTTTTATACTTAAATGTTCCTCCGCATACTATAGATATCAATATACATCCTACTAAGACAGAAATTAAGTTTGATGACGAACATGCATTATATGCTATTTTACGTTCGGCAGTGAAACATAGTTTGGGACAGTTTAATGTGGCTCCTGTTTTGGATTTTGAAAGAGATGCTACTTTAGATACACCATACAGTTATCAAAATAAAGAAGCCGATTTTCCTACAATTCAAGTAGATAGTACTTTTAATCCATTTGCTGATGAGAAGAAAACAGCGAGTGTAAATTCTGGAAATTATAAGCCAAAAAGAGAAGTGCAATCATCAAGCTGGGAAAGCCTATATGTAGGTTTAAAAGATACTTTTGAACCGCAGGAAATGCATTTTGAATCGGAAGCTACAATTAACTCATTATTTTCTGAAGCAGAAATTGAAAAGCCTAAAACGGTTACTTATCAAATTCATAAAAAATACATAGTTAGTCCAATAAAATCTGGGATGTTAATTATTGATCAGCAACGAGCACACCAACGCGTTTTATATGAACAATTCTTGACTAATATTACTGTTCATCAGGCAAATAGTCAACAATTATTGTTCCCAATTACGTTGTATTTTTCAGGTAATGAGATGAGTCTTATAAATGAACTCAAGTCTTCTTTAGAAAATACAGGATTCATATTTGATGGTATTAGTCAAGATTCGGTAGTGATTTCAGGATTGCCAGTTACAGTTTCAGAAAGCGAAGCTTCAATTGTGTTGGAACAGCTGGTTGCCGATTTACAAGATGAAATTCCAGATAGTAGTTTTAGTCAAATAGACAGTATGGCAAAAT
- the ribH gene encoding 6,7-dimethyl-8-ribityllumazine synthase, whose protein sequence is MATANKNLSNYDKNTIPNAKDFRFGIVVSEWNDKITNGLYNGAEAALLDCGALPENIIRWDVPGSFELIYGAKKMIETQNVDCVITIGCVIKGETMHFEFVCEGVTQGIKDLNVQSDIPTIFCLLTDNNEQQSIDRSGGVHGNKGTEAAIAAIKMADLRKNANR, encoded by the coding sequence ATGGCTACAGCAAATAAAAACTTATCAAATTATGATAAAAACACAATCCCAAACGCGAAAGACTTTCGGTTTGGGATTGTTGTTTCAGAGTGGAACGACAAAATAACTAACGGACTTTACAATGGTGCAGAAGCAGCTTTATTAGATTGCGGTGCTTTACCTGAAAATATTATTCGTTGGGACGTTCCAGGTAGTTTCGAATTAATTTACGGAGCAAAAAAAATGATTGAAACTCAAAATGTAGATTGTGTAATTACTATTGGTTGTGTAATTAAAGGTGAAACTATGCATTTTGAATTTGTATGTGAAGGTGTAACACAAGGAATTAAAGATTTGAATGTTCAATCAGACATTCCTACAATCTTTTGTTTGTTAACAGATAATAATGAGCAACAATCTATAGATAGGAGTGGAGGCGTACATGGAAACAAAGGTACTGAAGCAGCTATCGCAGCAATTAAAATGGCTGATTTAAGAAAAAATGCTAATAGATAA
- a CDS encoding tetratricopeptide repeat protein produces the protein MATYNKRGYKAPKPEAEKVENVNDVEEVINIDEKDSTTATVFNTLDETASKTEEFIAKNQNIILSVVGGIALIVAGYLLYNKFVSGPAENEAASDMFQAQQYFQKAVDAPVASDSLYNLALNGGEGKQGFLDIIKNHGGSDAGNLAQYYAGMSFLNTKQFQKAIDHLSEFKTKDEFTNALAIGAIGDAYSELKKADQALEFYVKAAESAKNDVTTPRFLMKAGQVALSLGKKADALKYFTEIKESYEDAPEAMNVDALIGLAQ, from the coding sequence ATGGCAACTTACAATAAAAGAGGATATAAAGCTCCAAAGCCTGAAGCTGAAAAGGTAGAAAATGTAAATGATGTTGAAGAAGTAATTAACATTGACGAAAAGGACAGTACAACTGCTACGGTTTTTAATACATTAGATGAAACTGCTTCTAAAACAGAAGAGTTTATTGCTAAAAATCAAAACATTATTTTATCAGTTGTTGGAGGTATTGCTCTAATTGTTGCTGGTTATTTATTGTACAACAAATTTGTTTCTGGTCCTGCTGAAAATGAAGCGGCTAGTGATATGTTCCAAGCACAACAGTATTTCCAAAAAGCTGTTGATGCTCCTGTAGCAAGTGATTCATTATACAACTTAGCTTTAAACGGAGGTGAAGGAAAACAAGGTTTCTTGGATATTATTAAAAACCACGGAGGTTCAGATGCTGGTAATTTAGCTCAGTATTATGCTGGTATGTCATTCTTGAATACAAAACAATTCCAAAAAGCAATTGATCATTTATCAGAATTCAAAACTAAAGATGAATTCACAAATGCTTTAGCAATTGGTGCAATTGGTGATGCTTATTCTGAGTTAAAGAAAGCTGATCAAGCATTAGAATTTTATGTAAAAGCTGCAGAAAGTGCTAAAAACGATGTGACAACTCCACGTTTCTTGATGAAAGCTGGTCAAGTTGCATTGTCATTAGGTAAAAAAGCAGATGCATTGAAATATTTTACTGAAATTAAAGAAAGCTACGAAGATGCACCAGAAGCAATGAACGTAGATGCTTTAATCGGATTAGCTCAATAA
- the recF gene encoding DNA replication/repair protein RecF (All proteins in this family for which functions are known are DNA-binding proteins that assist the filamentation of RecA onto DNA for the initiation of recombination or recombinational repair.), giving the protein MHLKKISLLNFKNFSEANFDFEHKINCFVGKNGIGKTNILDAIFHLAFGKSYFNTLSVQNIKHGEDFFVIDGEFEKQDRNEQILCSLKKGQKKVLKRNGKLYEKFSDHLGFIPLVIISPTDADLIREGSETRRKFIDSVISQLDNSYLHHLINYQKVLQQRNALLKYFAANRTFDNETLEIYNEQLTNFGTKIYEKRKSFLEDFIPIFNTYYQDISNSSEKVQLVYESQLKDQGLLSLLHENINKDKALQYTSVGIHKDDLLFEIENYSIKKFGSQGQQKSFLIALKLAQFDFVKKQSGEKPILLFDDIFDKLDETRVSKIVAMVNNDHFGQLFISDTHTERTENIVKQTHQSYKIFNI; this is encoded by the coding sequence ATGCATTTAAAAAAAATATCTCTTTTAAATTTTAAAAACTTCAGTGAAGCAAATTTTGATTTTGAGCATAAAATAAATTGTTTCGTAGGAAAAAACGGCATCGGAAAAACCAATATTCTTGATGCAATTTTTCACTTGGCCTTTGGCAAAAGTTATTTCAACACGCTTTCAGTACAAAACATTAAGCATGGAGAAGATTTTTTTGTCATTGATGGTGAGTTTGAGAAACAAGACCGTAACGAACAAATTTTATGCAGCCTTAAGAAAGGTCAAAAAAAAGTACTAAAGAGAAACGGAAAATTATACGAAAAGTTTTCAGACCACTTAGGATTTATTCCTTTAGTAATCATATCCCCTACTGATGCCGATTTGATTAGAGAAGGCAGCGAAACAAGACGAAAATTTATAGACAGTGTCATTTCACAGTTAGACAATTCCTATTTACACCATCTAATTAACTATCAAAAAGTGTTGCAACAACGCAATGCTCTTTTGAAATATTTTGCAGCCAACAGAACTTTTGACAATGAAACATTAGAGATTTACAATGAACAATTGACCAATTTCGGCACTAAAATTTACGAAAAAAGAAAGTCCTTTCTAGAAGATTTTATTCCAATTTTCAATACATATTACCAAGATATCTCTAACTCATCTGAAAAAGTCCAATTGGTTTATGAAAGTCAATTAAAGGATCAAGGCTTATTATCACTTCTTCACGAAAACATAAATAAAGACAAAGCATTACAATACACGAGTGTGGGAATTCACAAAGATGATTTATTGTTTGAAATTGAAAATTATTCAATCAAGAAATTTGGTTCGCAAGGCCAACAAAAATCATTTCTTATTGCATTAAAACTAGCGCAATTCGATTTTGTAAAAAAACAAAGTGGTGAAAAACCAATTTTACTTTTTGATGATATTTTTGATAAACTTGACGAAACAAGAGTATCTAAAATAGTTGCCATGGTTAACAACGACCACTTTGGCCAGTTATTTATCTCAGACACACATACTGAACGCACAGAAAACATAGTAAAACAGACCCATCAGAGTTATAAAATATTCAATATTTAA
- the trxA gene encoding thioredoxin, whose amino-acid sequence MKKAIIAFLCTATITFTSCKGQNKNSVENIEPKVFAEKISTTKNAQVLDVRTPEEYNSLHLDNAINININDSDFDKKLSQLDKNKPVFVYCLAGARSAKAAARLNEQGFTEIYNMNGGITKWNASGLGKAVKREGALTMADYQKLVQTDKKVLIDFNAEWCGPCKKMAPFLAKMKEELKNDVVIIQIDVDKNQELAQEMKIEGLPTLILYNKGKEVWKNLGYMSETDLKAKL is encoded by the coding sequence ATGAAAAAAGCAATAATAGCATTTTTATGCACAGCAACAATAACTTTTACAAGTTGTAAAGGACAAAACAAAAACAGTGTTGAAAATATTGAACCAAAAGTTTTTGCAGAAAAAATTTCGACAACTAAAAACGCTCAAGTTCTAGATGTAAGAACTCCAGAAGAGTATAATTCATTACACTTAGATAATGCTATCAACATTAACATCAATGACTCTGATTTTGATAAAAAATTAAGTCAATTAGACAAAAACAAACCTGTTTTCGTGTATTGTTTAGCAGGTGCCAGAAGCGCTAAAGCGGCTGCTCGTTTAAACGAACAAGGTTTTACCGAAATATACAATATGAACGGAGGAATTACAAAATGGAATGCTTCGGGTCTTGGTAAAGCTGTAAAAAGAGAAGGTGCACTTACAATGGCTGATTATCAAAAATTAGTACAAACTGATAAAAAAGTTTTAATCGACTTTAATGCAGAATGGTGTGGTCCTTGCAAAAAAATGGCTCCGTTTTTGGCTAAAATGAAGGAAGAATTAAAAAATGATGTGGTTATTATTCAGATTGATGTAGATAAAAACCAAGAGCTTGCACAAGAAATGAAAATCGAAGGATTACCAACTTTAATTTTATACAATAAAGGAAAAGAAGTTTGGAAAAACTTAGGATACATGTCTGAAACCGATTTAAAAGCTAAATTATAA
- a CDS encoding DUF2461 domain-containing protein, translated as MWTKEAAQFLDDLTKNNATEWMHENKKRYENYKKDYNNLIASVLEAIKPLDTSLEPLEVKNCTFRINRDIRFSKDKSPYKTNMGIWMTTNRNRKNSPGYYIHFEKGRSFIAGGVWCPEADELKKIRKEIAFFYEDLETALNDKTFKKEFGELDKDEANKLKSAPKGYNPNHPAIEFLKLKSFTCSHPIDDELFFDKDFGKKIAQKLIAIKPLNAFLNRALETEE; from the coding sequence ATGTGGACTAAAGAAGCAGCTCAATTTCTTGACGATTTAACAAAAAACAATGCTACCGAATGGATGCATGAAAATAAAAAGCGTTACGAGAATTACAAAAAAGACTATAATAATTTAATTGCTTCGGTATTAGAGGCCATTAAACCTTTAGATACTTCTTTAGAACCTCTTGAAGTTAAAAATTGCACTTTTAGAATAAATCGTGACATTCGATTTTCTAAAGACAAATCGCCATACAAAACCAACATGGGTATTTGGATGACCACAAACCGAAATAGAAAAAATAGTCCTGGCTATTATATTCATTTCGAAAAAGGAAGATCTTTTATTGCTGGTGGAGTTTGGTGTCCTGAAGCTGATGAATTAAAAAAGATACGAAAAGAAATTGCATTTTTCTACGAAGATTTGGAAACTGCTTTAAATGATAAAACATTCAAAAAAGAATTTGGTGAGTTAGACAAAGACGAAGCAAATAAATTAAAATCGGCGCCAAAGGGTTACAATCCAAATCATCCTGCAATCGAATTTTTAAAGCTAAAAAGTTTTACTTGTTCGCACCCTATTGATGATGAATTGTTTTTTGACAAAGACTTTGGTAAAAAAATAGCCCAAAAACTAATCGCAATCAAACCACTAAATGCTTTTTTAAACAGAGCATTAGAAACAGAAGAATAA
- the murB gene encoding UDP-N-acetylmuramate dehydrogenase, with translation MQIQHNFSLKKHNTFGIEAKAKEFVAVHSVDELKEVLSENISKKKFILGGGSNMLLTQDIDALVIHVDIKGIRVIKETEDFVWVEANAGENWHEFVLWNIDHNFGGLENMSLIPGNVGTTPVQNIGAYGVEIKDSFISCEAVNIENQESKTFHKEDCNFGYRESIFKHEAKDKFVITSVTFKLTKQNHKINTSYGDILKELEKHNISTPTIKDVSNAVIAIRQSKLPDPKELGNSGSFFKNPIITRDHFEKVKAQFPEVRHYDISASEVKVPAGWLIEQAGFKGIRIGDAGVHKNQALVLVNYGNASGQEILNLSKEIQKTILDKYTIAIEAEVNVI, from the coding sequence ATGCAAATTCAACATAATTTTTCTTTAAAAAAACACAACACTTTTGGCATCGAAGCAAAAGCAAAAGAATTCGTAGCAGTACATTCTGTAGATGAATTAAAAGAAGTCCTTTCTGAGAACATTTCTAAGAAAAAATTCATTTTGGGAGGTGGTAGTAACATGCTTTTAACTCAAGATATTGATGCTTTAGTTATTCATGTAGATATTAAAGGAATTCGAGTTATAAAAGAAACTGAAGATTTTGTTTGGGTTGAAGCAAATGCTGGTGAAAACTGGCACGAATTTGTACTTTGGAACATCGACCATAATTTTGGTGGGTTAGAAAATATGTCACTAATTCCTGGAAATGTTGGCACCACTCCGGTACAGAACATTGGTGCTTACGGAGTTGAAATAAAAGACAGCTTTATCTCTTGTGAAGCAGTTAATATCGAAAATCAGGAAAGCAAAACTTTCCATAAAGAAGACTGCAACTTTGGTTACCGTGAAAGCATTTTTAAACATGAAGCAAAAGATAAATTTGTTATTACTTCTGTTACTTTTAAGTTGACTAAACAAAATCATAAAATAAATACATCTTATGGAGACATTCTTAAGGAGTTGGAGAAACACAATATTTCTACTCCTACAATAAAAGATGTGAGTAATGCCGTAATTGCTATTCGTCAAAGCAAATTACCAGATCCAAAAGAATTAGGAAACAGCGGTAGTTTCTTTAAAAATCCAATAATTACTCGTGACCATTTTGAAAAAGTAAAAGCACAGTTTCCCGAAGTAAGACATTATGATATATCTGCAAGTGAGGTTAAAGTTCCTGCTGGATGGCTTATCGAACAAGCAGGTTTTAAAGGAATACGTATTGGTGATGCAGGCGTTCATAAAAACCAAGCTTTGGTTTTAGTGAATTATGGTAATGCAAGCGGTCAAGAAATATTGAATCTTTCAAAAGAAATTCAAAAAACTATTTTAGATAAATATACTATTGCAATTGAAGCAGAAGTGAATGTTATTTAA
- a CDS encoding FMN-binding negative transcriptional regulator has protein sequence MSKDFFSEKGFAIIDNVYTDEEVNTILELIEKSDSGKETYRKTQDVFAIRQALKEIPKLKDYVFNANIKEIIKSTGGDNCFVVKSIYFDKPETSNWFVAYHQDLTISIKDKVHSEGFTNWTKKQNQFAVQPPVEILENIFTIRIHLDTTTKENGAVKVIEKSHLLGIYRPELLDKTIEKETICEVEKGGIMLIKPLTLHASTRTTNHKRRRVLHIEFSNSKLPESLEWSEYSKIKITMYIPDLYKNENQPEIEQFLRDNGFAILINQTNGKLWGTHTPLVFEKTPEGKAILSGHISKENPQAENLKDREEILAIFNGPHSYISSSWYDHENVPTWNYVAVHVYGKITLLTPHETIESLKKLVNKYEKQQENPIKVENLSTKTMLQARGIVAFEIEITEIQAKRKLSQNRDDKNHQTIINHLENSKDFNSKIIASEMKKDRS, from the coding sequence ATGTCAAAAGATTTTTTTTCTGAAAAAGGATTTGCAATTATAGATAATGTTTATACAGACGAGGAAGTGAATACAATACTTGAGCTAATTGAAAAATCAGATTCAGGTAAAGAAACTTATAGAAAAACACAAGATGTTTTTGCTATTAGGCAAGCACTTAAAGAAATTCCAAAATTAAAGGATTATGTATTTAATGCTAACATAAAAGAGATTATTAAATCAACTGGAGGAGATAATTGCTTTGTAGTAAAATCAATTTATTTTGATAAACCAGAAACATCTAATTGGTTTGTAGCATATCATCAAGACTTGACTATTTCTATAAAAGATAAAGTCCATTCAGAAGGATTTACAAATTGGACAAAAAAACAAAATCAATTTGCAGTTCAACCACCAGTTGAAATTCTTGAAAACATTTTTACAATTAGAATTCATCTTGATACTACTACAAAAGAGAATGGAGCAGTAAAAGTTATTGAAAAATCACATTTACTTGGGATATACAGACCTGAATTACTTGACAAAACTATAGAAAAGGAAACTATTTGTGAGGTAGAAAAAGGTGGGATTATGTTAATAAAACCACTAACACTACATGCCTCTACTAGAACAACAAATCATAAACGTAGAAGAGTTTTACATATTGAATTTTCAAACTCAAAACTTCCTGAGAGTTTAGAATGGTCAGAATATTCTAAAATTAAAATTACCATGTACATCCCTGACTTATATAAAAACGAAAATCAACCGGAAATTGAGCAATTTTTGCGTGATAATGGCTTTGCAATTTTAATTAACCAAACTAATGGTAAACTTTGGGGTACACATACACCATTAGTGTTTGAAAAAACACCTGAGGGAAAAGCTATTTTATCAGGTCACATCTCAAAAGAAAATCCACAGGCTGAAAACTTAAAAGACCGAGAAGAAATCCTAGCGATTTTTAATGGTCCTCACTCCTACATTTCATCATCTTGGTACGATCATGAAAATGTACCAACATGGAACTACGTTGCTGTTCATGTGTATGGTAAGATAACATTATTAACTCCTCACGAAACTATAGAATCGTTAAAAAAGTTAGTAAACAAATACGAAAAGCAACAAGAAAACCCAATTAAAGTAGAAAACCTTTCTACTAAAACCATGTTACAAGCCAGAGGAATTGTTGCTTTTGAAATAGAAATTACCGAGATACAAGCTAAGAGAAAACTCTCTCAAAATCGTGATGATAAAAATCATCAGACCATTATAAATCATCTCGAAAACTCCAAAGATTTTAATTCAAAAATTATCGCTTCAGAAATGAAAAAAGACAGAAGTTAA
- a CDS encoding glycosyltransferase codes for MELFLLIIFYFFISIVLIQTVYYLFIFGKFSFGKNEKNAPKHIPVSVIVCAKNEEKNIKKNLPLLIKQNYQNFEIVVIDDASSDDTRDLIEEYQAKYPTLIKLVKVENNEAFWGNKKFALTLGIKAASKEYLLLTDADCYPSSENWIAEMTSHFTLHKTFVLGYGAYEKEPGFLNKLIRFETLLTATQYFSWAKIGRPYMGVGRNLAYKKDEFFKVNGFIHHMKLRSGDDDLFINEAANGEKTTISTNPEGFTYSKAKESFGNWIMQKRRHVSTAKHYKVFDKFQLGLFFLSQFLFFILPIPLLALQYQWIIILALIAFRYLISWLSLGFSAGKLEEKDVMYWYPILEIILILTQINVFIKNIFSKPYTWK; via the coding sequence ATGGAGCTATTTTTACTCATAATTTTTTATTTTTTCATTTCTATTGTATTAATCCAAACAGTGTACTATTTGTTCATTTTTGGAAAATTTTCTTTTGGTAAGAATGAAAAAAATGCTCCTAAACACATCCCTGTTTCTGTTATAGTTTGTGCCAAAAACGAAGAAAAAAACATCAAAAAAAACCTTCCTTTATTAATCAAGCAGAACTATCAAAATTTTGAAATTGTTGTAATTGATGATGCTTCGTCTGACGATACTCGTGACTTAATAGAAGAGTATCAAGCAAAATATCCAACCTTAATAAAACTTGTAAAAGTTGAAAATAACGAAGCGTTTTGGGGAAATAAAAAATTTGCCTTAACACTTGGTATCAAAGCAGCTTCTAAAGAATATTTATTACTTACAGACGCTGATTGCTATCCTAGTTCAGAAAATTGGATTGCTGAAATGACATCGCATTTTACACTTCACAAGACATTTGTTTTAGGATATGGAGCTTATGAAAAAGAGCCTGGATTTTTAAACAAATTAATCCGTTTTGAAACACTACTTACCGCTACTCAATATTTTTCATGGGCAAAAATAGGAAGACCTTATATGGGTGTTGGCCGTAATTTAGCCTATAAAAAAGATGAATTTTTTAAAGTTAATGGATTTATTCATCACATGAAATTACGTTCTGGTGATGATGATTTATTTATTAATGAAGCTGCGAATGGTGAAAAAACCACCATTTCTACTAACCCTGAAGGATTTACTTATTCAAAAGCCAAAGAATCTTTTGGCAATTGGATTATGCAAAAAAGAAGACATGTTTCTACTGCAAAACATTACAAAGTGTTTGATAAATTTCAATTAGGTTTATTTTTTCTATCTCAATTCTTATTTTTTATACTTCCTATACCTTTATTAGCATTACAATACCAATGGATAATAATACTAGCCTTAATTGCGTTCAGGTATTTAATTTCATGGTTATCATTAGGATTTTCTGCTGGAAAGCTAGAAGAGAAAGATGTAATGTACTGGTACCCTATTTTAGAAATAATCCTTATATTGACACAAATTAACGTGTTCATTAAGAACATCTTTTCAAAACCATATACTTGGAAATAA
- a CDS encoding RNA polymerase sigma factor, whose product MEIKKYIEKAVLGDQVAFTFLLDRYWNEVYGFMLQRTENETDAEDITIETFSKAFDKISTYNPEFQFNTWLIAIAKNVHIDLLRKKKSSLFIDISDEEDDIAYTVADSSPSAEDKLITEQNLNRLLQYIKELKPAYQEVIQMRYFQEMSYQEIADELDEPLNNVKIKLLRAKKLLAEIITKS is encoded by the coding sequence TTGGAAATAAAAAAATACATTGAAAAAGCTGTTTTGGGAGACCAAGTTGCTTTTACTTTCTTACTTGATAGATACTGGAATGAGGTCTATGGTTTCATGCTACAACGTACTGAAAACGAAACGGATGCCGAAGATATTACTATAGAAACATTCTCTAAAGCATTTGATAAAATTTCAACTTACAATCCTGAATTTCAATTCAATACTTGGCTTATTGCAATAGCCAAAAATGTTCATATTGATTTACTTCGAAAGAAAAAATCATCATTATTCATTGATATTTCAGATGAAGAAGATGACATCGCCTATACCGTAGCAGATTCCTCCCCTTCTGCAGAAGATAAATTAATTACAGAGCAAAATTTAAATAGACTTTTACAATACATAAAAGAATTAAAACCTGCGTATCAAGAAGTTATCCAGATGCGTTATTTTCAAGAAATGAGTTATCAGGAAATTGCTGATGAACTTGATGAGCCGCTAAATAACGTGAAAATCAAACTCTTAAGAGCAAAAAAACTTTTAGCTGAGATTATTACGAAGAGTTAA